One window of the Raphanus sativus cultivar WK10039 unplaced genomic scaffold, ASM80110v3 Scaffold3717, whole genome shotgun sequence genome contains the following:
- the LOC130506840 gene encoding ribonucleoside-diphosphate reductase large subunit-like gives MYVVKRDGRQETVHFDKITARLKKLSYGLSVDHCDPVLVSQKVCAGVYKGVTTTQLDELAAETAAAMTANHPDYASLAARIAVSNLHKNTKKSFSETIKDMYSHVNERSGLAAPLIADDVFEIIMKNATRLDSEIIYDRDFEYDYFGFKTLERSYLLKVHGKVVERPQHMLMRVSVGIHKEDVDSAIKTYHLMSQRWFTHASPTLFNSGTPRAQLSSCFLICMKDDSIEGIYETLKECAVISKSAGGIGVSVHNIRATGSYIRGTNGTSNGIVPMLRVFNDTARYVDQGGGKRKGAFAVYLEPWHADIFDFLELRKNHGKEEHRARDLFYGLWIPDLFMERVQSDGKWSLFCPNEAPGLADCWGADFERLYTQYENEGKAKKVVQAQQLWYEILTSQVETGTPYMLFKDSCNRKSNQQNLGTIKSSNLCTEIIEYTSPTETAVCNLASIALPRFVREKDVSLDSHPSKIVGSLGSKNRYFDFDKLAEVTATVTVNLNKIIDVNHYPVETAKTSNMRHRPIGIGIQGLADAFILLGMPFDSPEAQQLNKDIFETIYYHALKSSSEIATKEGTYETYQGSPVSKGILQPDMWNVTPSDRWDWAALRDMISKNGIRNSLLVAPMPTASTSQILGNNECFEPYTSNIYSRRVLSGEFVVVNKHLLHDLTDMGLWSPTLKNKIIYENGSVINVAEIPDDLKAIYKTVWEIKQRTVVDMAVDRGCFIDQSQSLNIHMDKPNFAKLTSLHFHTWKKGLKTGMYYLRSRAAADAIKFTVDTAMLKEKPDVTKEDEVTEEDNERKMAEMVCSLTNREDCLSCGS, from the exons atgtACGTTGTGAAGCGTGACGGAAGGCAGGAGACTGTCCACTTCGACAAGATCACCGCGCGTCTCAAGAAGCTCAGCTATGGCCTCAGCGTCGACCACTGCGACCCCGTCCTCGTCTCCCAGAAAGTCTGCGCCGGTGTCTACAAGGGCGTCACTACCACTCAACTCGACGAGTTAGCCGCCGAGACTGCCGCTGCTATGACCGCTAATCATCCTGATTACGCCTCC TTGGCTGCAAGGATTGCTGTCTCTAATCTCCATAAGAACACTAAGAAGTCCTTTTCCGAGAC GATTAAGGACATGTACAGTCATGTCAATGAGAGATCTGGACTTGCCGCTCCTCTGATTGCTGATGATGTGTTTGAGATCATTATGAAG AATGCTACACGTCTAGACAGTGAAATCATCTATGATCGAGATTTTGAGTATGACTACTTTGGTTTCAAAACTCTCGAGAGATCGTACCTCTTAAAAGTCCATGGGAAAGTGGTTGAAAGGCCTCAGCACATGCTCATGAGGGTTTCTGTCGGCATTCACAAAGAAGATGTTGATTCCGCAATCAAAACTTACCATTTGATGTCTCAGCGGTGGTTTACTCATGCGTCTCCGACTCTCTTCAATTCAGGAACTCCAAGGGCTCAG CTAAGCAGCTGCTTCCTGATCTGCATGAAGGATGATAGCATTGAGGGAATATATGAAACATTGAAAGAGTGTGCAGTTATTAGTAAATCAGCTGGGGGAATAGGTGTTTCTGTTCACAACATCCGTGCAACAGGAAGCTACATTCGTGGCACAAATGGAACATCGAATGGTATTGTTCCAATGCTGCGGGTATTCAATGACACTGCTCGCTACGTTGACCAAGGAGGAGGAAAGAGAAAGG GGGCCTTTGCTGTATATCTGGAGCCATGGCATGCTGACATTTTTGATTTTCTGGAACTTCGGAAGAATCATGGGAAG GAAGAACACAGGGCCAGAGACTTGTTTTATGGTCTTTGGATACCAGATCTTTTTATGGAAAGGGTCCAGAGTGACGGGAAGTGGTCTCTCTTTTGTCCTAATGAAGCTCCAGGTCTGGCAGATTGTTGGGGTGCAGATTTTGAGAGATTGTACACTCAATATGAGAACGAG GGTAAGGCTAAGAAGGTTGTCCAGGCACAGCAGCTCTGGTATGAGATCCTGACATCCCAAGTAGAAACAGGGACACCATACATGCTTTTCAAG GACTCATGTAACAGGAAAAGCAACCAGCAAAATCTGGGTACCATAAAGTCTTCTAATTTATGCACTGAAATCATCGAGTACACAAGTCCAACAGAAACTGCTGTGTGCAATCTTGCATCTATTGCTTTACCTCGGTTCGTTAGGGAGAAG GATGTTTCCTTGGACTCTCATCCGTCTAAGATCGTAGGCAGTTTGGGCTCAAAGAATCGTTACTTTGATTTTGACAAGCTAGCAGAG GTGACTGCAACAGTTACTGTAAATCTCAATAAGATCATTGATGTGAATCACTATCCTGTGGAGACGGCCAAAACTTCAAACATGCGTCATAGGCCTATTGGTATTGGTATTCAAGGTCTTGCAGATGCATTTATTCTACTCGGAATGCCATTTGATTCCCCTGAG GCTCAACAACTGAACAAAGACATATTTGAAACCATATACTATCATGCACTCAAGTCATCTTCAGAGATTGCTACCAAGGAAGGTACATATGAGACATACCAAGGAAGTCCTGTGAGTAAG GGTATTCTACAGCCTGACATGTGGAATGTAACTCCTTCTGACCGCTGGGACTGGGCTGCTCTAAGAGATATGATTTCAAAGAACGGAATTCGAAACTCTCTTCTAGTAGCACCAATGCCAACTGCTTCAACTAGCCAGATTCTTGGGAATAATGAATGTTTTGAGCCGTATACGTCAAACATTTATAGTCGCAGAGTCTTGAG TGGTGAGTTCGTAGTTGTGAACAAGCATCTTCTTCACGACTTGACTGATATGGGACTCTGGTCTCCTACTCTGAAAAACAAGATAATATATGAGAATGGTTCTGTTATAAATGTCGCGGAGATTCCTGACGACTTGAAAGCAATTTACAA GACTGTGTGGGAGATTAAGCAGAGAACAGTGGTTGATATGGCAGTTGATCGTGGATGCTTTATCGATCAAAGTCAAAGTTTGAATATACACATGGACAAACCCAACTTTGCCAAACTCACTTCTTTACACTTCCACACCTGGAAGAAG GGTTTGAAAACGGGAATGTACTACCTGCGATCGCGTGCTGCAGCAGATGCAATTAAGTTTACAGTAGACACAGCAATGCTAAAG GAGAAGCCAGATGTAACCAAAGAAGATGAAGTAACAGAAGAAGACAATGAGAGGAAGATGGCAGAGATGGTTTGCTCTTTGACAAACCGTGAGGACTGTCTCTCTTGTGGGAGTTAA